From Planctomycetota bacterium, the proteins below share one genomic window:
- the trpA gene encoding tryptophan synthase subunit alpha: MSRIDEVFQELRGQGRRALMPFICAGYPRRGDTSLLLPSLERAGVRIAEVGIPFSDPIADGAVIAGAMHRAIELGATPGNIFAEVAQIRPWLKMALVAMVSVSIVHRAGGMRGFVSRAKSAGFDGVLVPDLPFEESEELRGAAADAGVSCPLMISPSTPLARAEAIAKAATGFVYLLARAGLTGEQTAAPDVSGKVARLRTMTDLPIAVGFGISTAEHVRAVTRHADAAIVGSALVRRLGEIGAKGGDVTDGCERFAAELMAGLATGALPAGKA; encoded by the coding sequence GTGTCTCGGATCGACGAGGTATTCCAGGAACTGCGGGGGCAGGGGCGGCGGGCGCTGATGCCGTTCATCTGCGCGGGGTATCCGCGGCGTGGGGACACGTCGCTGCTGCTGCCGTCGCTGGAGCGGGCGGGCGTGCGGATCGCGGAGGTGGGGATTCCGTTCTCGGATCCGATCGCGGACGGCGCGGTGATCGCGGGGGCGATGCACCGGGCGATCGAGCTGGGCGCGACGCCTGGGAACATCTTCGCGGAGGTGGCGCAGATCCGCCCGTGGCTGAAGATGGCGCTGGTGGCGATGGTGAGCGTGTCGATCGTGCACCGGGCGGGCGGGATGCGCGGGTTCGTGTCGCGGGCGAAGAGCGCGGGGTTCGACGGGGTGCTGGTGCCGGACCTGCCCTTTGAGGAGTCGGAGGAGCTGCGCGGGGCGGCGGCGGACGCGGGGGTGTCGTGCCCGCTGATGATCAGCCCGAGCACGCCCTTGGCGCGCGCGGAGGCGATCGCCAAGGCGGCGACCGGGTTTGTGTACCTGCTGGCGCGGGCGGGGCTGACGGGCGAGCAGACGGCGGCGCCGGACGTGAGCGGGAAGGTCGCGCGGCTGCGCACGATGACGGACCTGCCGATCGCGGTTGGGTTCGGGATCTCGACGGCGGAGCACGTGCGTGCGGTGACGCGGCACGCGGACGCGGCGATCGTGGGGAGCGCGCTGGTGCGTCGGCTGGGGGAGATCGGCGCGAAGGGCGGGGATGTGACGGACGGGTGCGAGCGCTTCGCGGCGGAGTTGATGGCCGGGCTGGCGACGGGAGCGCTGCCGGCGGGGAAAGCCTGA
- a CDS encoding glutamine synthetase III: MTTPLNGKTPTIAFHRGEATGQQPQRRVEDLYGEDVFTLRVMQQRLPAGVYKALVRTVEHGDPMNPSIADVVAAAMKEWAMERGATHYTHWFQPLTGLTAEKHDSFLVPDEDGGAMSEFTGSALVRGEPDASSFPSGGLRATFEARGYTAWDCTSPVFLNRNGGTVTLCIPTVFVSWTGEALDKKTPLLRSMQALSEQALRILRIFGTDAGVTNVIATLGCEQEYFLVDRELYYRREDLVTCDRTLFGAKPPKHQQLEDHYFGSIPTRVIGFMSEVERELYRLGVPVKTRHNEVAPCQFELAPIFETANIASDHQMLVMEALRRVAPRYGLQCILHEKPFAGINGSGKHVNWSMSTNTGVNLLDPRDETHTNMQFLVFLVAVIRAVDLHADLLRASVASAANDHRLGANEAPPAIMSVFLGDMLTDIIEQLESGSPRSTMKGGKIDMGARTLPQLPRHSGDRNRTSPFAFTGNKFEFRAVGSSSAVAWPATVLNTIVCDSLDFVATQLEKALGKNADEKKLQSVVRETLQKLVKQHKRVLFDGDGYTAEWHAEAAKRGLPNYRESVAALERLGEKKNVDVFRKHKVLSKVEVESREHIFLEKYVKQVLIEAETAASIARTQVLPAALRHQTELGEVVAATQAADVDASEARAQLEELSELVIALRGAIAGLERATDEHPEGVRAHATHVRDAVRPALAEVREAVDALEARVPRDLWPIPTYREMLVIR, from the coding sequence ATGACGACGCCGCTGAACGGAAAGACGCCGACGATCGCATTCCATCGTGGGGAGGCGACGGGTCAGCAGCCGCAGCGTCGTGTGGAGGACCTGTACGGGGAGGACGTGTTCACGCTGCGGGTGATGCAGCAGCGGCTGCCGGCGGGGGTGTACAAGGCGCTGGTGCGGACGGTGGAGCACGGGGACCCGATGAACCCGTCGATCGCGGACGTGGTGGCGGCGGCGATGAAAGAGTGGGCGATGGAGCGTGGCGCGACGCACTACACGCACTGGTTCCAGCCGCTGACGGGGTTGACGGCGGAGAAGCACGACTCGTTCCTGGTGCCCGACGAGGACGGGGGCGCGATGAGCGAGTTCACGGGGTCGGCGCTGGTTCGGGGCGAGCCGGACGCGTCGAGCTTCCCGTCGGGCGGGCTGCGGGCGACGTTCGAGGCGCGCGGGTACACGGCGTGGGACTGCACGAGCCCGGTGTTCCTGAACCGCAACGGGGGCACGGTGACGCTGTGCATCCCGACGGTGTTCGTGAGCTGGACCGGCGAAGCGCTGGACAAGAAGACGCCCCTGCTGCGGTCGATGCAGGCGCTGTCGGAGCAGGCGCTGCGGATCCTGCGGATCTTCGGGACGGACGCGGGGGTGACGAACGTGATCGCGACGCTGGGGTGCGAGCAGGAGTACTTCCTGGTCGACCGGGAGCTGTACTACCGGCGCGAGGACCTGGTGACGTGCGATCGGACGCTCTTTGGGGCCAAGCCCCCGAAGCACCAGCAGCTGGAGGACCACTATTTCGGCTCGATCCCCACGCGGGTGATCGGGTTCATGAGCGAGGTGGAGCGGGAGCTGTACCGGCTGGGCGTGCCGGTGAAGACGCGTCACAACGAGGTGGCGCCGTGCCAGTTCGAGCTGGCGCCGATCTTCGAGACGGCGAACATCGCGAGCGACCACCAGATGCTGGTGATGGAGGCGCTGCGCCGGGTGGCGCCGCGGTACGGGCTGCAGTGCATCCTGCACGAGAAGCCGTTCGCGGGGATCAACGGGAGCGGGAAGCACGTGAACTGGTCGATGTCGACCAACACGGGCGTGAACCTGCTGGACCCGCGGGACGAGACGCACACGAACATGCAGTTCCTGGTGTTCCTGGTGGCGGTGATCCGCGCGGTGGACCTGCACGCGGACCTGCTGCGGGCGAGCGTGGCGAGCGCGGCGAACGACCACCGGCTGGGGGCGAACGAGGCGCCGCCGGCGATCATGTCGGTGTTCCTGGGGGACATGCTGACGGACATCATCGAGCAGCTGGAGTCGGGCTCGCCCCGCAGCACGATGAAGGGCGGGAAGATCGACATGGGCGCGCGGACGCTGCCGCAGCTTCCGCGGCACAGCGGGGACCGCAACCGCACGAGCCCGTTCGCGTTCACGGGGAACAAGTTCGAGTTCCGCGCCGTTGGTTCGTCGAGCGCGGTGGCGTGGCCGGCGACGGTGCTGAACACGATCGTGTGCGACAGCCTGGACTTCGTCGCGACGCAGCTGGAGAAGGCGCTGGGGAAGAACGCGGACGAGAAGAAGCTGCAGAGCGTGGTGCGCGAGACGCTGCAGAAGCTGGTGAAGCAGCACAAGCGGGTGCTGTTCGACGGCGACGGGTACACGGCGGAGTGGCACGCGGAGGCCGCCAAGCGCGGGCTGCCGAACTACCGCGAGTCGGTGGCGGCGCTGGAGCGGCTGGGCGAGAAGAAGAACGTCGACGTGTTCCGCAAGCACAAGGTGCTGAGCAAGGTGGAGGTGGAGAGCCGCGAGCACATCTTCCTCGAGAAGTACGTGAAGCAGGTGCTGATCGAGGCGGAGACGGCGGCGTCGATCGCGCGTACGCAGGTGCTGCCGGCGGCGCTGCGCCACCAGACGGAGCTGGGCGAGGTGGTGGCGGCGACGCAGGCGGCGGACGTGGACGCGTCGGAGGCGCGGGCGCAGCTCGAGGAGCTGTCCGAGCTGGTGATCGCGCTGCGTGGCGCGATCGCCGGGCTGGAGCGCGCGACCGACGAGCATCCCGAGGGGGTGCGGGCGCACGCGACGCACGTGCGCGACGCGGTTCGCCCGGCGCTGGCGGAGGTGCGCGAGGCGGTGGACGCGCTGGAGGCGCGCGTGCCGCGGGACCTGTGGCCCATCCCGACGTACCGCGAGATGCTCGTGATCCGGTAG